The window CAAACTCAATCTCTCTATTATCAGAACTTATAAGACACAAGACCCTATCCTTCCCATCTGGACTTATTCTAAGAACCGCAAGCATAGAAGAAGGCGCTTCCAAAATATTCTGAGTTCCCTTTGGATCAAAGGCTGAGCTGCTTGTTCTAGCCTTAAGCATAGCAAGATAAGAATCAAGAACAAGACGCCTGAGAGAATCCGGATCAGAAAGTTCCTCCACTAACTCTCTCAAAACAAACTTCTGCCTGTTTATTGTGCGATTCATACCTGTTTCCTCAACCCCTTCTCTCCAGTTCTGAGAACCAAGCAAGCTGTGGACATATATCCCGGGCATCCCCACCAAAGTAAGCAAAATAGCCTGCGAAGCTATAAACTTTCTGGCACGTGTTGCTGTATCAAGATGTTCTTCTGCAACAGCACTAAGATAATTAATATTAAGCTCATAGGGAACATCCCCCTGAGGAGTACTCTTATATGATACAAGGCCGCCTCTTTCTTTAACAATTTCTATCATATTATCTATATATTCGTCAGGTAAAATTCCCCTTGCAGGCAGCACACCAATGCCATCATGAGACGCAAGAAAATTAAAATAGCTTACCCTACCTCCGTAGGTATCTATTGTTTTTGCCCAAGAAGCAAGATAGGACATATCCCGCCTTATAAAAGCATCCAAAACCAGAGGAGGAAGAGCAAACTGATACACAAGCTGTGCCTCATCAAGGTCTTCTCCAAAGTAAGAAATATTTTCTTTATGAGGCACATTTGTTTCTGTAATAATAAGAACCCAAGGACAAACCTCTTCGCACACAGCTCTAAAAAGCTTAACCACAGCATGAGTCTTGGGATGATGAAGACAACTGGTACCAAGTTCCTTCCAGAGATAAGCAATTGCATCCAGACGTATAATCTGTGCACCGTTTTTTACATAAAACAAAAAGATATCTATCATCTCAAGAAGAACAGCCGGATTCGCATAATTAAGGTCCACCTGATCCCGACTAAAAGTAGTCCAAACCAGCTTCTTTCCCCAAGAAGTATCAAACTCATGGACAAGAGGCAGAGCCCTGGGACGAAAAACAGAAGAAAGATCTGCACCAGGCTCAACCGTGATAAAATAGTCTCTATATTTAAGATCTCCATCCAAAAAAGCCTTAAACCAAGTGCTTTTTGTAGAACAATGGTTGAGAACAAGGTCAACCATAAGCCTATGCTTTCTTGCTATTTCCTTTACATCATCCCAAGATCCCCAGTCCGGATTAACCTGTCTGTAATCAATAATAGAAAAACCATCATCGGAAGAATATGGAAAAAAAGGAAGGATATGGACACCCTTAATAGCATCATCAGTATAATCCTCTAGAAACTTATCCAAAAGTCTTATATAAGGAGCAAAATCACCCCTAAACTGATCTCCATATGTAATCAAAACAGCATCTGTATTATCCAGAGGAAGAGAATCTAAAGCACTAAAGTCATCTGGCGGAATAATCTCCTTCTTATACTTATCAATAATAATAGAAAGCTGTTTAAAAACATCCTGATAAGAATCCTCGTAAATAAAAGCAATCAAATTCTTTATTTTTGATTGGGACATAATAACTCCTTTATCGGACTTTATTTAATCATAGTAGGGAGATACATCATAATCAAGATTAACATCAAAAAATCAGTTTAAGGAAACTGGCGGAGGCGCGACAGTATCACCATCCACAGGATAGACAGGGAAAATACAAGTTTCTCTGGGAAAATTGGGATTCTCTATATGCCTGTTAATAATTTCCGCGGCCCTTTTACCCATCTCTACAAGAGGCTGCTCATTACTTGCAATAGTAGGATTAAACAAAAACTCCTTAATCAAACCGTCAAAACCAATAATAGAAACATCCTCCGGCACTCTAAGCCCAATATCCTTTACAGCATGCAAAGCCCCAAGAGCAATCCTGTCCGTTGCACAAAAAAGTGCAGTAAGAGGCCTGTCAAGCATTTCAAAACGCTCCCTGACTGCTTTGTAAACAGACACCTCCTCAAACCTAGATCTCATTATCCACTTTTCGGAATCATCCATAGAGAGAAGCTCCCTCATAGCTCTCTTATAACCATTTTCTCTATCCTGAATATTGGAGTTGTACATCTCAGGAATAAGACCTACAAAACCTATTCTCTCATGGCCAAGAGAAACAAGTCGTTTTACAGAATCATACCCGGCTCTCTCGTTATCAGTATCTACCCAACTTATAGAATGATCATCAGGCCTGTCACCTATAACAACACAAGGAATGCTATAGCGCTGAATCTCTCTATGTACTTCTTCTGGCATGCTCTGCATGCCTATATAAATAAGTCCATCCACTTTCTTCTGTTTGTAAGGTCTTAGATAATCAAAATCAGGGTCATCAGTGGCAAAAGGGGAAAAAAGCATATCTTTTTTATATTTTCTACACCCCAACTCAATTCCCCTTATAAGACCAAGAAGATAAACATTGCCAAAACCATCACCAAACCTGACAGGGGTCATAACACCTATGGTATCTGTACGCCCTCTATTAAGAGCCTTACCGGCAAAACTGGGAGAGTAACCCAGCTGCTTTATAGCATCCTCAACCCTTTTTCTAGTCTCTTCACTTACATAACCATTATTGTTTATTACTCTGGAAACAGTCATAAAAGAGACACCAGCAAGCTTTGCAACATCCTTTTGAGTAGGCACGCTCACTCCTTTTTTATCCTGTAGGTCATTATTGTCTTGTTTTTTACGCAAGTATCAAGTTTATTATGCCCTATATTGAGAACGAGGGCAACATCTTCTTTGGTACTATTTAGAATAACTACAGTAATGGTACCATCATTATTGTCAAGCGCGCAGGCATAGATACCATCATTTTCTGTTGTCAAACTACAACCCAAGACCGTAGCCTTATCATTTATAAACTTGCTAAAATGAGCAATGGCATAATAAGAGGGCTGCATATAAAAAGAAGATTTGTCGATATCAACAAGCACTGGAGAATCACAATAATTACCAACATGATTAGGACCACCCTGCATATCCAAAGCAGCATTCCAGTCTATCCATACCTCTACACCGCTATTGATATCACCAATAATATCTCTTGCATATCGTTCTGCGACATACCAATCTCCCGGACGAGCTCCTCCTTCTATACAACCCTCAGTAAAAACAAGCATCTTATCGGGAAATTTTTCTCGTACATATTTTACATTCTCAAAGTGATTCACAGAATACCAGTGATAAGCAAAACCTGATATGTATTCGGCAGCCCCTTCTACAGACATACTCTCTTCTGCACGCTCCCTTAGCCTGTCACGATTATGATCCCAGATAAATATCCTGACATCATCAAAACCATTGTTCTTTAGTGCAGGGCCAAGAAAATCTCTTACAAAGACAGCCTCTTCTTCCGCAGTATATATACAGGACTCCCAAGTTTGCACAGCCTCGGGCTCATTTTGCACGCTAACAGCCCATGTATCTATGCCATGTTGCTTAAGTGATTCTATAAAACGCACAAAATACATAGCCCAGGTCTCTCTGTACTCAGGAAGTAGTTTACCACCATGACACATATCTCGGTTGGTTTTCATCCATGCTGGAGGACTCCAGGGACTCAGAAATAATCGCAAATCAGGATAAGAAGCAAAAACATCCAAAATCAGGGGAAGTTGAAACTTTTCCATCGGCTCAAGCGAAAAACTCAAAAGAGATGTATCCCCTTCTTTTTCCAAACACGACCAGGAAGACAGAGAAAAATCACAACTAGAAATATGAGTTCTGACAAAAGACAAACCAAGACCTTTTTCCTTATTAAAATAAGAATCAATTACTTTTTTCCTATCTTCATACGATAAAAAGGACAACACATATGCTGCAGCCTCTGTAAGAGCAGTACCAAAACCCAAAAAGACTTGTCTTTTATCGGACAAATCTACTTTTAGACTAGCATTTATCCTGCAATCACATATTGGATTTTCTATCTTATCAAAATAAGAACCATATGAGCTTTTTACTATATCCAGAACCTTCATAACAACTCCTTATAAAAAATTAAGGGGAGCTGCACTCCCCTTTATTTATCACAAAAACAAACCTTATTAAAGAGGTTATTTAAAGACCCCCGTATCTATAAGCTTCTCCATAAAAACTTTCTGTGCAAAAACAAATATTACAAGAGGTATAATGCTTGCAATAATTGTAGCAGTCTGGATAAGGTTTGGCTGACTCGTATACTGATTGTTAAAGACAGTGAGACCTATGGAAATAGGATACAAATCCGCATTACCTGCAAGATAGATTAGAGGACCAAAAAAATCGTTCCAGGCAAAGAAAAAATGGAATAGAGACACAGCAACTATAGCAGAAGTAGCCTGAGGAGCAATAATCTGAAAAAGCGTCCTTACCGGTCCTGCTCCATCTATCCTTGCAGCCTCATCCATTTCTCTGGGAATACCCATAAGAAACTGGCGCAAAAGAAAGACATTGTATGCATTGGAGAAAAAAGTTGGGATAATAACAGGAAGCCAAGTTCCTACCCAGCCCATAAAATAGAACATAGTATATGTGGGGATAGAAGTAACAGCAGAAGGCAGAATGATAGTAGAAATAAGAACCATAAACAGAATATTCTTACCTGGAAAACTAAACCTTGCAAAACCATATGCTACAATCAAAGAAGAAAGAACCATTGCAAAAGTAGTTATAACTGCATACATTGCAGTATTTCTCAAGAGTATGGGGAATTTTGTAGCATCCCACGCTTTTTTAAAGTTTTCCCACTGTGGATAAACAGCCCATACATTATCCAGCCCTCTCCAATTGCCTTCCCACTCTATTTCTCCGGCATTTGGATTATCCGGATCCATAAAGACAGATTTTTGTCTCCCTTTCTTAACCATTGCAAGGATCTTTTCCTGCCCGTTTATTGGAACCTTGTATAGCTTATAATCTTTACCGTTATACGTCCATGTTTTGGGAGCAAGAGGAAGTACACTCACTTTACCCATGGCAATCTGATCCAAAGTCTTTAAAGACATAGACATACCATATGCAAGAGGTAAAAGGAATACAGAAAGAAGAAGTAGAATAGCCAATGTAAAAGCAATTTTTTTCGCATAACGCATAACAAGCACATTATCAGCAATCATTTATCACCTCCCGCATAATAGACCCA is drawn from Spirochaetia bacterium 38H-sp and contains these coding sequences:
- a CDS encoding LacI family DNA-binding transcriptional regulator, yielding MPTQKDVAKLAGVSFMTVSRVINNNGYVSEETRKRVEDAIKQLGYSPSFAGKALNRGRTDTIGVMTPVRFGDGFGNVYLLGLIRGIELGCRKYKKDMLFSPFATDDPDFDYLRPYKQKKVDGLIYIGMQSMPEEVHREIQRYSIPCVVIGDRPDDHSISWVDTDNERAGYDSVKRLVSLGHERIGFVGLIPEMYNSNIQDRENGYKRAMRELLSMDDSEKWIMRSRFEEVSVYKAVRERFEMLDRPLTALFCATDRIALGALHAVKDIGLRVPEDVSIIGFDGLIKEFLFNPTIASNEQPLVEMGKRAAEIINRHIENPNFPRETCIFPVYPVDGDTVAPPPVSLN
- a CDS encoding carbohydrate ABC transporter permease: MIADNVLVMRYAKKIAFTLAILLLLSVFLLPLAYGMSMSLKTLDQIAMGKVSVLPLAPKTWTYNGKDYKLYKVPINGQEKILAMVKKGRQKSVFMDPDNPNAGEIEWEGNWRGLDNVWAVYPQWENFKKAWDATKFPILLRNTAMYAVITTFAMVLSSLIVAYGFARFSFPGKNILFMVLISTIILPSAVTSIPTYTMFYFMGWVGTWLPVIIPTFFSNAYNVFLLRQFLMGIPREMDEAARIDGAGPVRTLFQIIAPQATSAIVAVSLFHFFFAWNDFFGPLIYLAGNADLYPISIGLTVFNNQYTSQPNLIQTATIIASIIPLVIFVFAQKVFMEKLIDTGVFK
- a CDS encoding glycoside hydrolase family 30 beta sandwich domain-containing protein, whose product is MKVLDIVKSSYGSYFDKIENPICDCRINASLKVDLSDKRQVFLGFGTALTEAAAYVLSFLSYEDRKKVIDSYFNKEKGLGLSFVRTHISSCDFSLSSWSCLEKEGDTSLLSFSLEPMEKFQLPLILDVFASYPDLRLFLSPWSPPAWMKTNRDMCHGGKLLPEYRETWAMYFVRFIESLKQHGIDTWAVSVQNEPEAVQTWESCIYTAEEEAVFVRDFLGPALKNNGFDDVRIFIWDHNRDRLRERAEESMSVEGAAEYISGFAYHWYSVNHFENVKYVREKFPDKMLVFTEGCIEGGARPGDWYVAERYARDIIGDINSGVEVWIDWNAALDMQGGPNHVGNYCDSPVLVDIDKSSFYMQPSYYAIAHFSKFINDKATVLGCSLTTENDGIYACALDNNDGTITVVILNSTKEDVALVLNIGHNKLDTCVKNKTIMTYRIKKE
- a CDS encoding sugar phosphorylase, whose amino-acid sequence is MSQSKIKNLIAFIYEDSYQDVFKQLSIIIDKYKKEIIPPDDFSALDSLPLDNTDAVLITYGDQFRGDFAPYIRLLDKFLEDYTDDAIKGVHILPFFPYSSDDGFSIIDYRQVNPDWGSWDDVKEIARKHRLMVDLVLNHCSTKSTWFKAFLDGDLKYRDYFITVEPGADLSSVFRPRALPLVHEFDTSWGKKLVWTTFSRDQVDLNYANPAVLLEMIDIFLFYVKNGAQIIRLDAIAYLWKELGTSCLHHPKTHAVVKLFRAVCEEVCPWVLIITETNVPHKENISYFGEDLDEAQLVYQFALPPLVLDAFIRRDMSYLASWAKTIDTYGGRVSYFNFLASHDGIGVLPARGILPDEYIDNMIEIVKERGGLVSYKSTPQGDVPYELNINYLSAVAEEHLDTATRARKFIASQAILLTLVGMPGIYVHSLLGSQNWREGVEETGMNRTINRQKFVLRELVEELSDPDSLRRLVLDSYLAMLKARTSSSAFDPKGTQNILEAPSSMLAVLRISPDGKDRVLCLISSDNREIEFVFDKSVFGDSEFKVLRELISGDRILPFTEGTDKLSIGVEPYDVLWLVPDNG